A segment of the Candidatus Methylomirabilota bacterium genome:
GCGCCTTGTGCGGGAAGTAGGTGAACTCGGGGAGCTTGTTCACGCGTACCCATGGGATCGGCTCCCCCTTGGCCAGGTACTCGCCGAGCTTCTTGATCTCGGGGCGGTCCGCGGCGACGATCTTATGACAGCCCAGGCAGCGCGACACCGACGGCAGGCCCGCGTACTCCGAGCGCCGCGCGTCGCTGTGGCAGTACTGGCAGTCGAGCTTGTACGTCTGGACGTGGACGTTGTGCGGGAAGGCGATCGGCTGGACGGAGCCTTTCGCGACCACGGGCTGCCGACTCCACGACGAGACCGCCAGGAAGATCAGAATGGCGAGGAGCACGATGCCCAGTGCCCCCACGCCCGCTTTTGCGCCCATCGACAGTCGATCGCCCCCTGGGGGATTCGGTGGTGCCTGTGGAGCCTATCACTCGCGCCGCGACCCCGTCAATCGGCAAGCGCCCCCGAGAGCGTCGCGAGCGCGGCGGCGGCGGCGCGAGCGGCCTCCGCGATGTCGGCATCCGTGTGCGCGAGCGAGACGAACGCCGCCTCGAACTGCGAGGGGGCGAGGAACACGCCGCGCTCGCGCATCGCGTGGAACCAGCGCGCGTACCGCGTCGTGTCGCTCCGCCGGGCGGACGCGTAATCGGTCACCGGCCCGGCGCAGAAGAACGCGGTCAGCATCGAGCCGACGCGGTTCACCGTGAGCGGCACGCCGGCGCTCGCCGCCGCGCGCGTGAGCCCGCGCTCGAGCTCGGCCCCGCGCGCCTCGAGCGTCGCGTAGACCGCCCGGTCCGCCAGCCGCGCGAGCGTCGCGAGCCCGGCCGCGACGGCGAGCGGGTTTCCCGACAGCGTGCCCGCCTGGTACACGGCGCCGAGCGGCGCCACGTGGGCCATGACCGCGCGCGAGCCGCCGTACGCGCCGACCGGGAGCCCGCCGCCGATGATCTTGCCGAGGCACGTGAGGTCGGGCCTGACGCCGTAGCGCTCCTGGGCGCCGCCGTAGGCGACGCGGAACCCCGTGATCACCTCGTCGAAGATCAGGAGCGCGGCGTGCTCACGCGTGACCGCACGGAGGCCCTCGAGGAAGCCCGGGCGGGGCGGCACGACGCCCATGTTGCCCGCAACCGGCTCGACGATCACCGCCGCGATCTCGCGCCCGCGCTCGCGGAAGAGCGCGCGGACGGCCTCCGCGTCGTTGAACGGCGCCGTGAGCGTGAGCTCCGCGAGCGGCGCCGGCACGCCGGCGCTGTCGGGGATCGAGAAGGTTGCGCCGCCCGAGCCCGCCTTGACGAGGAGGCTGTCGGCGTGGCCGTGGTAGCAGCCATCGAACTTCACCAGGAGCGTGCGGCCCGTGGCGCCCCGCGCCAGGCGGATCGCGCTCATCGCGGCTTCCGTCCCCGAGCTCACGAGGCGGACCAGCTCCATGGACGGGTAGGCGGCCGCGATCACCTCGGCCAGCTCCACCTCGGCGGGCGTCGGCGCGCCGTAACTCGTGCCCCGGGCCGCGGCCGTGGTGATCGCCGCGACGACCGGTGCCGGCGCGTGGCCGAGGATGAGGGGCCCCCACGAGCCGAGGAAGTCGATGTACTCGTGCCCGTCCACGTCCCAGAGCCTGGCACCGGCGGCGCGCGCCACGAAGAACGGCTCGCCGCCGACACCGCGGAAGGCGCGCACCGGGCTGTTGACGCCGCCGGGGATGACGCCCGTCGCCCGGTCCCAGAGCCGCTTCGACTCGCTCAAGTCCGCCCGCGCGTGCCGCCGGCGGCCTCGAGCCCGAGGTCCACCGGGAGGAAATCGCGTCGCTCGGCGCTCCAGCGGAACGCGGCGACCGCGTCGGGCCGTCCGTCCACGATCGACGTCACCACGTACGCCGCCTCGGGATAGGCCGCCTCGCCCCCGATCAGCGCCTGGCGCCGGTCGGTGTCGGAGAAATAGGCGCCCGCGTCCACGTGCGAATGATAGATGACGGCGACCGCGAAGCCCTCCGCCTCGAGACGGCCGATCCGGAGCAGGTCCGCGGGGTCGATGTAGTACGCGGTCCGCGCGTCGCGCGGGTGACGGACCGGGTCCTTGGCGTGAAGCTCGTCCTGGGCGTTCCGGCACCGCACGAGGCGCCGCTCGCCGCCGCGCGCGACGACGACGCCGCACGACTCGTGCGGGTATTCCTCGATCGCCTGGCGGCGGATCGCCGTGAGCTCGTCCGGGGTCAGGATCACCAGCCGCCGCCCGCGAGGGCGGGGATGATCGCCACCTCATCGCCGTCCCGGAGCGGCGTCGAGAGCCCCTGGAGCGCCTCGATCGCCTCGTTGTTCACGTAGATGTTCACGTGGTGGTGGACGGCGCCGCCCTCGGCGCGCACGAGCCCGCGCAGGCCGGCGTACGAGCCCTCGAGCTCGTCGAGCAGCGCGCCGACGGTCTCGGCGGCCACCTGCACGCGGTCCTTGTTGTTCGTCGCCCTCCGGAACGGCGTCGGAATGTACACGGTCACGGCCATGCGTGGTCTCCTGCTAGCCCTGGCTGAGGTAGCGCTCGCCGGTGTCCGGGAGCACGGTGACGACGAGCTGGCCCGCGCCCAATTCTGCGGCCACGGCGCACGCGGCGAAGGCGGCGGCGCCGGCCGAGACGCCGACCAGCAGCCCCTCCTCGCGCGCGAGCCTCCGCGACCACGTGAGCGCGTCCTCGTCGCGCACCTGGATGATCCGGTCGATGACGGCGCGATTCAGCACCCCCGGGACGAACGACGCGCCGATGCCCTGGATCGCGTGCGGGCGCGCCTTGCCGCCGGAGAGCACGGGCGACTTCGCCGGCTCGACGGCGATGACGCGCACGCCCGGCACCTTCGCCTTGAGGACCTCGCCCACGCCGGTCACCGTGCCCCCCGTGCCCACGCCCGCCACGAACGCGTCGAGTCGGCCGTCGACCGCCTCGAGGATCTCGAGCGCCGTCGTGCGCCGGTGGGCCTCGGGGTTCGCGGGGTTCTGGAACTGCTGGGGCATGAAGTAGTCGGGGTGCTCGCGCAGGAGCTCCTGCGCCGCGTGGACGGCGCCCGTCATGCCCTCGATCGCGGGCGTGACGTGGAGCTCCGCGCCGAAGCGCGCGAGGAGGCGCTGGCGCTCGACGCTCATGTCGTCGGGCATCGTCAGGATGAGCCGGTAGCCCTTCACCGCGGCCGCCATCGCGAGCCCGATGCCGGTGTTGCCGCTCGTCGGCTCGACGATCGTCGAGCCGGGCTTGAGCAGGCCGCGCGCCTCCGCGTCCTCGAGCATCGACAGCGCGATCCGGTCCTTCACGCTGCCGCCCGGGTTGACCGACTCGAGCTTGGCGACGACGCGCGCGCCGCCGGGCCTGGGCAGCCGGTTGAGCCGGACCATCGGGGTCCCGCCGATCAGCTCGAGCACGCTCGCGGCGATCTTCGGCCGCGTCATATGTGGTACATCGGCCGTGCGGCGCTCCGGCGCGCGCGCACGCGCTCGGCCAGCTCGCCGAAGGTGATCCGGTCGACGACCGCCGAGACCGCCTTCGCGATCTCGTCCCAGAGCTCGCCGAGATCGAACGTCTCGCCGCCGTTCCGGCCACCGGGGCGGCGCTGGGCCTCCACGGGCGACGCGGCCCCCTCGGCCGCGCGCAGCACGTCGCCCACGCTGATCTGCTCGGGCGGGCGCGTGAGGTGGTAGCCCCCCGAGGAGCCGCGCTTCGAGCCGAGGACCCCCGCGCGCTTGAGCGAGAGCAGCACCTGCTCGAGGTAGCGCTGCGGGATCCCCTGGCGCTCGGCGACCTCCTGGATCGGCACCAGCACCTGCCCGCGCCGGAGCGCCAGGTCCAGCACCGCGAGGATCGCGTACTCCCCCTTGGCCGAGATCCTCACGCCTCAGCGACCTCCGCCGCGCTCCAGGAGGCGCGCG
Coding sequences within it:
- a CDS encoding cytochrome c3 family protein yields the protein MGAKAGVGALGIVLLAILIFLAVSSWSRQPVVAKGSVQPIAFPHNVHVQTYKLDCQYCHSDARRSEYAGLPSVSRCLGCHKIVAADRPEIKKLGEYLAKGEPIPWVRVNKLPEFTYFPHKAHVRAGLKCQTCHGPVETMTTFGADTGPGLANDLLNLVGFRPAARPLTMGWCVDCHRRENAAAGTHAPLDCVTCHH
- the hemL gene encoding glutamate-1-semialdehyde 2,1-aminomutase, whose product is MSESKRLWDRATGVIPGGVNSPVRAFRGVGGEPFFVARAAGARLWDVDGHEYIDFLGSWGPLILGHAPAPVVAAITTAAARGTSYGAPTPAEVELAEVIAAAYPSMELVRLVSSGTEAAMSAIRLARGATGRTLLVKFDGCYHGHADSLLVKAGSGGATFSIPDSAGVPAPLAELTLTAPFNDAEAVRALFRERGREIAAVIVEPVAGNMGVVPPRPGFLEGLRAVTREHAALLIFDEVITGFRVAYGGAQERYGVRPDLTCLGKIIGGGLPVGAYGGSRAVMAHVAPLGAVYQAGTLSGNPLAVAAGLATLARLADRAVYATLEARGAELERGLTRAAASAGVPLTVNRVGSMLTAFFCAGPVTDYASARRSDTTRYARWFHAMRERGVFLAPSQFEAAFVSLAHTDADIAEAARAAAAALATLSGALAD
- a CDS encoding M67 family metallopeptidase encodes the protein MILTPDELTAIRRQAIEEYPHESCGVVVARGGERRLVRCRNAQDELHAKDPVRHPRDARTAYYIDPADLLRIGRLEAEGFAVAVIYHSHVDAGAYFSDTDRRQALIGGEAAYPEAAYVVTSIVDGRPDAVAAFRWSAERRDFLPVDLGLEAAGGTRGRT
- a CDS encoding MoaD/ThiS family protein, with the translated sequence MAVTVYIPTPFRRATNNKDRVQVAAETVGALLDELEGSYAGLRGLVRAEGGAVHHHVNIYVNNEAIEALQGLSTPLRDGDEVAIIPALAGGGW
- the cysK gene encoding cysteine synthase A; this encodes MTRPKIAASVLELIGGTPMVRLNRLPRPGGARVVAKLESVNPGGSVKDRIALSMLEDAEARGLLKPGSTIVEPTSGNTGIGLAMAAAVKGYRLILTMPDDMSVERQRLLARFGAELHVTPAIEGMTGAVHAAQELLREHPDYFMPQQFQNPANPEAHRRTTALEILEAVDGRLDAFVAGVGTGGTVTGVGEVLKAKVPGVRVIAVEPAKSPVLSGGKARPHAIQGIGASFVPGVLNRAVIDRIIQVRDEDALTWSRRLAREEGLLVGVSAGAAAFAACAVAAELGAGQLVVTVLPDTGERYLSQG
- a CDS encoding Rrf2 family transcriptional regulator, which produces MRISAKGEYAILAVLDLALRRGQVLVPIQEVAERQGIPQRYLEQVLLSLKRAGVLGSKRGSSGGYHLTRPPEQISVGDVLRAAEGAASPVEAQRRPGGRNGGETFDLGELWDEIAKAVSAVVDRITFGELAERVRARRSAARPMYHI